AGGAAAACAAAGAATAAGAGACTAATGGAACTTTACAACAATACATGAGATGTCATCTTTGCTCTTCCTAGATATAGCTTCCTCTATCAAATGCTTCGCTGCTGCTTGTGGATCTTTGATACTCTTGATCGCATCAACTGCTTCTTGGTTCGACATTACCTGCACTTAAAACATCAACAACTGAGTAGACTGGCGGTTTAAAACCAAACCAAGAAGATACCACTGAAGTCATCTGACTTGCCTTCCAAATACCATCACTAGCAAAAACGATGAACTCAGTCTGATCATCAATAGCCTGATGCGTAATGTCTGGTTCTGAGCTCAGATGTATCTTTAAACTCTTATCTCCAAACGCTCTCGCAACCGCTAACTGTCCATCAACTCGTGGTACATCCCCTGCAACGCGTCATGGAAGTCAATATATACCCCATAACTAGTCAAGTAACTATATATATACACAGCTTTTTTTTCACCTGGCATATTTGATACAAATCCACCTCGCTTCTCTATATCTTTCCTCTCCTTGCTAGGTTCATGATCAACTGAGAGCTGATGCGCAACGCCATTCCTAGACATCACTGCCCTCGAGTCTCCAACGTTAGCAACCACTAGCTTCTGACCATCGATTAGTATCCCCGTCACAGCGGTTGACCCTCCTTTACCAAGCTTAAGAGACTGCTGCAGTATCACCGCGTCTGTTGATCTGTACGCGTTCCTTATAGCATTATCCGTCTCACTCCAAAACTCCTTCTGCGAAGGAAAAAAAACAAAAGGTCATTCACAAAGGATTTTACTTTTAAGCCTTGTAATTAAGATTTATTTACCTCTTTAAGAATGTTGTCGAAGAGATTAGTCTGCAAGTATTTGGCCACGTCATGTCCCAAGTGACCGTCAAAGATGGCAAACAGACCAAGTTCATGGCTGTTGACTTTCTTGAATTCGGAGACTACGTAGTCCTCCATGGGATGGCTTGACTTGCCCTTGACGAAGTGAAAACCGTGGGTGATGTTCTTCCACATCTTGCTTTTGCCTCTTCCCGTGTCAGGAGCCGATCCAAAGAACCCGGCCTTGAAAATAATAATAAATATAGTTGAAGTTTTTATCATAACCACAACAGAGGAATAAAAAACTAATATCTATACACAGAAATCTTCAGACAGACCCATGAACCTGTAGATTTTATCATTACAGGCTAAAATTTAAGTCCAAATCAATCACCGGCTAAAAAGATAAACTGCTAAGATCAGAGAAGCTGATTCAATGTGGAGCCAGAGAAGAACTAAAACGAGTCAAAATCATGACCAAACAACAAAGGGGTAACCAGACCAGATCAAGGAGATCTCATAGTAAGAAGAGTCAAATAGCCAAATTAGTACCTTCATCTTATGGAGAATATCTCTGCCTGCCATTCCAAGAAAAGAGGTTGAGACGCTTCTTCTGCGTGTGAAAGACTGAAGTGAAACAAGAACGGAGAGAGAGAGAGAGGCGATGGGTTTATGAAAGAAATGGTTTTGACTTTTTTGATGTAAGAAAATGTGAACTAGTGCAGGTGACTCTCTCTCTCTGTAACAGTATCGGCTGCTGCGTCGTCCAATGCCAACGCGTTCTCTCCAACTACTTTTCTTCTGTTTAGTGAACGATGTCGTTTCGGTTCCTAAATACTCCTCTGCTCTTAAATGTAAAATGTTTAAAAACAACTACTTTTTATCTAAAAAGCATCATTAAAACTATAAATTAATGATATTCAACCAATTATAAAATAGACTATTAAAATGTAATTAAATATATAATTTTTAATAAAGTAAAAGTTATCTAAAAATAAAAACATCTTATATATTAGAACATCAAAATTCGGTAAATCAATATTTAGGAAAAGAGGGAATTTAAATGTAGCAGCAGCCCAATTAGTGTGTACTACAATTACCCTTTGTTTAATTTTTTCAATATATTCTTGTCGGCTCATTCAATAGATTCACTTTCAGAGTGTCTTGTCTTCTTCGTTCCTTCCAAGTCGTCCTTTGAAGAAAAGAAAGCCTTCCAATTTTTTTCTAAGCGTATAGCTTGGTTTGTTTCATCGAATTAGACCTGGACATTTTACCCGGACCCGAAGGTCCGATCCGAAACCGATCCGAAAAAACCCGGTTCGGATAGGAACCGATCCAATCAAATTATCCTATCGGGTCTTGTTGCAGAAGACCCGCGGGTCTTGGATCCGATCCGACCCAAATCCGAAATCCGATAGGTATCCGAATTAATAATGTAAATTAAATAAAATGCATTAAGGGGGAATTTAAACGTAGCAGCAGCCCAATTAGTGTGTACTACAATTACCTTTTGTTTAATTTTTTCTTATATTCTTGTCGGCTCATTCAATAGATTCACTTTCAGAGTGTCTTGTCTTCTTCGTTCCTTCCAAGTCGTCCTTCGAAGAAAAGAAAGCCTTCCAATTTTTTTCTAAGCGTATAGCTTGGTTTGTTTCATCGAATTAGGCCTGGACATTTTACCCGGATCCGAAGATCCGACCCGAAACCGATCCGAAAAAACCCGGTTCGGATAGGAACCGATCCGATCAAATTATCCTATCGGGTCTTGTTGTCTTGTTGCAGAAGACCCGCGGATCTTGGACCCGATCCGACCCAAACCCGAAACCCGATGGGTATCCGAATTAATAATGTAAATTAAATAAAATGCATCAAGGGAGAATCGAAGACATGTTATTCGTCTAGAAAACATAGGGGTGAACCACTAGGAGACAACGAATTGTTGTTGTATCTCGCATAGTTTAATATATATACACATTTTAATATAATAAAAACACAAATTTTGAATAAAATTTCGAATATTTTCAGATATATAAATATTTTCAGATATTTTTTTTTGTATTTTTAGGTCTTTTTTAAATCGAACCCGACCCGAACCCGACTCGAAACCGAACCGAATCCGAACCGATAAATTCTAGTTACCCGAATGGGTCTAACTATCTAAGACCCGACCCGACCCGGATCCGGCACGATCCGAACCGATCCGGAACCGAGAATTTAAAATTACCCTATCGGGTTCTAAACTCTTAGGTCCGAAAGATCAGGACCCGAAAGGATCCGAAAGGACCCGACCCGACGACCCGGAACCGAGAATATAAAATTACCCTATCGGGTTCTAAACTTTTAGATCCGAAAGATCCGGACCCGAAAGGACCCGATCCGAACCCGACCCGACGACCCGAATGCCCAGGCCTACATCGAATCATATGTTTAAACAAAATTCTTTATATATTCTACGTAGTCACATACGTCAGTTTGATGGAAACTCAGATATATTAGTCATTTTCTCAAAACTTTATTTATCCCAAATATTTTATTGAATTTGATTGTCAAGATGATTAAGATCCATGATCAATCACACACATAAACGAGTGGGGNNNNNNNNN
This sequence is a window from Brassica oleracea var. oleracea cultivar TO1000 chromosome C1, BOL, whole genome shotgun sequence. Protein-coding genes within it:
- the LOC106310468 gene encoding probable protein phosphatase 2C 58, which produces MAGRDILHKMKAGFFGSAPDTGRGKSKMWKNITHGFHFVKGKSSHPMEDYVVSEFKKVNSHELGLFAIFDGHLGHDVAKYLQTNLFDNILKEKEFWSETDNAIRNAYRSTDAVILQQSLKLGKGGSTAVTGILIDGQKLVVANVGDSRAVMSRNGVAHQLSVDHEPSKERKDIEKRGGFVSNMPGDVPRVDGQLAVARAFGDKSLKIHLSSEPDITHQAIDDQTEFIVFASDGIWKVMSNQEAVDAIKSIKDPQAAAKHLIEEAISRKSKDDISCIVVKFH